Within the Pseudomonas fulva genome, the region CCGTGCGCCCAGTTCCAGGGCGTAGGCGATGACCACGTAGTGGGCGTCCGGCGACTCGCCGAACACGCTGTCGTCATAGAAGTGCTCGTACACCCCGAGCAGCCTGCCCTGGTCACGGCTGAACGCCTGGCCCAGTTCTTCCCGGGTCAGGCGCGCGAACGCCGCGTCCAGGGTTTCGTTCTTCAGAATCCGCCCGCCCGGGGCGAACCAGCTGCCCTGGGCGGGGCGGTTGAGCCGCTCGCCCAGCAGCAGTTCGCCCTGGGGGTTGCGTACCAGCAGGTCGATGGACACCAGCGGCGTGCTGGCGACCACCGTCCTGAAGGTGTCGGCCGGCAGGAACATGTCAGCCCCGTACGTCGT harbors:
- a CDS encoding GDP-mannose mannosyl hydrolase, with protein sequence MFLPADTFRTVVASTPLVSIDLLVRNPQGELLLGERLNRPAQGSWFAPGGRILKNETLDAAFARLTREELGQAFSRDQGRLLGVYEHFYDDSVFGESPDAHYVVIAYALELGARQSLQPPSVQHGRYRWWPIEQMRDEPRIHSNTRDYLQALY